The sequence below is a genomic window from Calditrichota bacterium.
CACTTTACAGGGCGGGAAAATACACCGTAACATTGGTTCCGATCCCTTGTTTACTTTGTATGGTAATTTTCCCCTTGTGAGATTCAACAATTTCTTTCGCAATGATCAGCCCAAGCCCTACGCCTTCTTTCCGTGTGGTGAAAAACGGCTGGAAAATCGATTCAAATACTTCTTCAGACATACCTTCACCGGTGTCTGCAATTTCCACAACCACCACAGACACAAATTTCTGGCTGACTTCGTCCCAATGCTCCCGGGTGTCGGTAATAATGGTAATTCTTCCCCGGCCCTTGATCGCGTGGGCTGCATTATCAACAATATTTTCCAGCAGTATGATCAGCTGCTCTTCATCGCCGGAAATCTCCGGTATTTTGGGATTGAGATTCAGATCAATCTCAACCTCACCGGATATGCGTTGCTGGGCGTCAAAATAGACCTTCTGAATTATGGAATTAAGGTTGACGGGAAGTTTATTCTGCTTTTCAAGACGGACAAATTTCAGGAATCCATTTGTAATTCTGCGGATTCTATTAATTTCTTCTTCCATGTTTCGTATGTACGTCTTGTATTTTGTAATTTCTGAATCGTTATCGGCTTCAAGAGCCATTTCCAGCCGCTGTATGGTCAGATTCACCGTGGACAGCGGTGTTTTAATATCGTGGGCGATTCGTTGAGCCATGCTGATCCACGCGCTGAGACGATGAGAACGGGTTAATTCCGTAACATCCTGGATCATCATGAGTGCAATTTTGTCTGTTTGTGAATCCGGATGATTGATCCATTGCAAGTCGACCTGGAGGGTCATATCCGTATTATCGATACTTATTGGAAGAGAAACGCGCGAGTGCTCCACCTGTCCCGCATAGAATTCATCCAGCACATTTGCGAAAGACTTCAAATTCCCTCTAAAGAATTCACGATAATGAACGCCCGCAAATGGGGCAAAATAATTTCGCATCAGCTTTTCCGAACTTGAACTGTATTTCATGAGTTTGCCTGATTTGGCAAACACAAGCGTGGCAATTTTCGATTCTTCCGTAAAGAATTTTCCTATGAGGCTCTCCCAGCTGCTTTCATCTTCCTCTTTCAGGCTTACCATAAAGAGTCGAAGTAACACCAGTAAAAACAAAATACCCAGAAGAAAATATTTTAGCCGAATAGAATAATAGTAAAAGTTGATCGAATAGGAAATAAAATTCAGCTGGCCCCTTTCTGTTGAAATCACAAAGATCGGGGGGGCGTTTTTGGTTGCATGATAAATAAACAAGTGCTTAATTGCGCCCCAATAGCCTGCAAGGGGTTTGAAGTCCTGATCCAGAAGGATCAGGCGCTTGGTGCTCAAAATTAAATATTCAGATGCTCCCGTCGGATTGATAGTAACTCTCTTGATCTCTCTCCAGTATTCCGGAGCAATCCACTCCTTTTTGGCTGTGTATAAAAAGTTATCACGAACCCGTAAAATGTAGGAATAGCCATCTCTTGTTAAGAGAAATAATTGCTTTCCTTTTGGCCCGTCATAAACGATAAAATTCAGTAACCGGTCCACAAAGGTTGAATTTTGTAAAAAAGCACCTGTTTGTGAATTGATCACAATTAAATGGTTTTCAACAATTTTCCCGAATGCACCACTGAGGGTCATGATAATTTCTTTGCCGGGTATTTTGGGGAAAATATCCGCAATATGAAGAAATCCGCTGCTTCCCGGTAGGGATTTAATCGACCAAAGGCGGTTGCCTTGGTTATCGAAACAAATCAATTGAGATTTTTTTACGGGACTGTCTGAAAACGGGCGAATAAAAAAGAAGCGCTGTGAAGCCGTATGTTCCTTGCAAACGGCTTCATAATAACCAATATTCGCTCTGTATCCAATAGGAAGCTGAAATACAGGGCGGCTCTCTGTGCCAAGAGATATGGCATAAACCCCAAAACGTTTTTGATCGGGCAAGTCTTTTCGAATATAAATCAGAACATCCGGCTGCCCATCGTTATCCCAGTCGGTGACTCCGAGAAGAACAATTTTCTTCGTGTTGGCCAAGTGATCAAAAATGACTTGTTTTCGAATAAATTGTCCCGAATATCCGAAAATTTCCAAAAACAAAGAGGCATTCCGGGTCTCGAGAATCAGAAATTCTTTCCCGGGCCGGGTAGCGAAAATGTCGTGTATCGCAATATCTTTGCATTTCCCCAAAAGCAATATTTTGTTGGGTGTTCCCTGAATATTTGAATAATAAAGGAGCTGGTCGCTTTTGCTGCGTCTGGACGTCTTCTGTTCGCTCACAACCAGAATCTCATCATCCCCGTTGTTGTCCAGGTCATTAATTCGAACCTGTATTTTCCCGGGAAAGATTTTTTGGGTTATTTTATTGAAAATATGCGGATTCCGGGCATTGTTGCTAATGCTCGTATTTTTTTCAAAGAAGATAAGCAGGGCATAAAAAAACAGGGATAACAAAATGAAGGAATTTAGAAATAATTTTATTTTTTTGAGAGGCATGAGGAAAGTATCTTTTTTGTGCAAATTGATTTTGCTGTAATTTACACAACCCGCCTCAAAAAATCAATAGCATTTTCGTTTTGGCAGCAGAATCGTTAAAAAAAATTCCACCGGCCGGGTATGCGGGTAAGTCCGGTGGAATTTTAAAAGCGGTCAGCCGTTTTGCTTGTTTTTTCTCACTTTCAATTTCAGGCTGCATCCGGCACCGGTTCTTTTTATCATTCGAATTAACCAATTAGGGCATTAATTCTTGCCGGTGTCGCTCTCTCCCACGATTTTCCGAATGGCTTCCTCAAGAAAATCCACCGTGGGTACAGAGGCGGGCTTTCCGTCAATCAGAAATGTTCGGCAATCCAGGGAATAGCGTTCTGATGGGCTGGCATTTTCTTGCAGATCATGTCCGTTGATCCGAATGGTCGGGGACCCCAAAAAGTGGGCCCGTTTTGCCTGATTGAGATCTTTAATTTGAACGCTGTGAATTCCGGCCGGCCACCCATTTTTCTTTAAAGCCGTCACCAAATTTTGAAGGGTTTCTTCGGTGTGTGGGCATTTTGGATTGTACAAAAAATCAATTTTCATGGCTGCTCTCCTTAGGTTAAAAAGAACTCTAATTGATTTTGATCAATTTTCCAATTTTTTCCAACTTTTGCCCATTGGCGTGCGCCTCAAAACGAAACAAATAGAGTCCATTGGCAAGCGGGGCACCATCTCCGTCATGCCCATCCCAGCGGATGGTATTGAATCCGACGCTTGCCGCAAATGACGGCAATGTCTGAATAAGCCGACCCGACAGGGTGTAGATTTTTAGCGTAATGTCCGCCGGGCGATTAATCTCAAAAGAAAAGGTTGTCCAGTCCTGAAACGGATTCGGATAGGGATAAAGTTGCTGCACAATCAACTGATCCTGAGGCATAATGGTGAAGTGAATGGTTCGGGTTGATGAATTGTTGGAATTATCCCATGCCTTCAACTCGGCGGTGTGGGTTCCAACAGGAATATGGGGCAAGGGATATTCCAATTTCCCGGACAGGTAACTTCCGACATCGTATTGAAAATAACTGGTAATATCCCGTTTGGCAGCCGTTTCATTGTCGAGAGTCAGCGTAATTTTGTGGCCGATGTCTCCGGCAATATTGATTCCGCTTTGCTCATCGGTGAGGGTTACCTCCATGACCGGGTTGGGACCGAGCAAATCGCCATCCAGGAAATCCTGATTTTTAAACCCAATCTGAATCTTTGGCCCCTGATTATCTACAAGTCCCTTTGCCGTTCCGTCAACGGTAATTCCTTCTTTATAGCCGGCCCCGTCAATGTCCGCATTCCAGATGTAGGCGCTGATCCGCCCCAGATTTCCGCCGTAACTGATATCTTTCGGAACAATGAAGCGGATTGAAAACCGGCCGTTGGTCACATCCTCCTCGCCTCTGAAAATGGGACGACCCGGCAAAATATAGTGAATAGAAGAACCTACCGCTGTTGTGTACGTTACAGGCCGTTTTGAATCAAAGGCCTTCAGATAAACCCGTCCGTTAAAATCGGTTTGTCGCACCCCATTTTTGAGAACGGTACCCGTCACCAATATTTTGCTGAGAGCTTTTAAGCTGTCCGGGTAGATTTTTTCCAATTTAACATCTAATGTGGGAACCGCCAGATTAAGTGTTGGATCTCCGCAAAGCCAGTATTTCTGATCGTTCAGGCCGTTTGATGAAGCAATTTTAGCCAGCTGCAGGGCTTTTCCAACACGAAGGGTTTTGTTGGGCTTAACAAATAATTTTCGGAGATAAATTTTATTAAAGGACGCATTTTGTGACGCAAAAACATCCCGTGCCGAAGACAAAAGCGCAATGGCCCCATTGTCCGCTTCCGTAACCAATTGTTCGGTCATACTCTGTTCTTCAGGCAAATCATATCGCCCAA
It includes:
- a CDS encoding DUF2703 domain-containing protein → MKIDFLYNPKCPHTEETLQNLVTALKKNGWPAGIHSVQIKDLNQAKRAHFLGSPTIRINGHDLQENASPSERYSLDCRTFLIDGKPASVPTVDFLEEAIRKIVGESDTGKN